The Saxibacter everestensis genome has a window encoding:
- a CDS encoding DUF3152 domain-containing protein, producing MILGGADRARHNRAGRRYARVPHQRTARMLASAAAISCVVAIAIWVPVLTGGSASEPEELTAQTVPQAEASAPDESAAAPATEDAAKFAAPRQLEPSKEEIARLAAGIESMNYPQAGSGKLQTVPGGAKAPKSDAKVHTLRIKVEHDLPIDGEQFSQFVLTTLNDKRSWTRDGYSFARSDGKADTSLILASPETSEKLCRPLRTHGKVSCRNGNNVVLNVYRWIEGADDFGTDLTAYREYLVNHEVGHRLGHGHVSCPAKGKPAPVMMQQTYSTGDCRYNAWPYP from the coding sequence GTGATTCTAGGTGGCGCGGACCGGGCAAGGCACAATCGTGCCGGACGGCGCTATGCTCGGGTGCCGCATCAGCGCACGGCCCGGATGTTGGCATCCGCAGCCGCCATCAGCTGTGTCGTGGCGATCGCAATCTGGGTGCCAGTGCTCACCGGAGGGTCGGCGAGCGAGCCGGAGGAACTCACCGCCCAGACGGTTCCCCAGGCAGAGGCGTCGGCGCCGGACGAGAGCGCTGCCGCGCCGGCAACCGAAGACGCAGCCAAGTTTGCCGCGCCCAGACAGTTGGAGCCGAGCAAAGAGGAAATCGCGCGACTTGCTGCCGGGATCGAAAGCATGAACTACCCGCAGGCCGGGTCCGGCAAGCTGCAAACCGTGCCGGGTGGGGCGAAGGCGCCGAAAAGCGACGCGAAGGTGCACACCCTCAGAATCAAGGTCGAGCACGATCTGCCCATCGACGGAGAGCAGTTCTCGCAGTTCGTGTTGACGACGCTGAATGACAAGCGGTCATGGACACGGGACGGCTACAGCTTCGCGCGTAGCGACGGCAAGGCGGACACATCATTGATACTGGCCTCGCCGGAGACCTCGGAAAAGCTGTGCCGGCCGCTACGGACGCACGGCAAGGTTTCCTGTCGCAACGGCAACAACGTGGTGCTGAACGTCTACCGCTGGATCGAGGGAGCCGACGACTTCGGCACCGACCTGACCGCCTACCGGGAATATCTGGTGAACCATGAAGTCGGGCACCGGCTCGGCCACGGCCACGTAAGCTGCCCCGCGAAAGGAAAGCCTGCGCCGGTCATGATGCAACAGACCTACTCCACCGGCGACTGCCGGTACAACGCCTGGCCATACCCTTGA
- a CDS encoding MerR family transcriptional regulator, giving the protein MNADRIRPVGQVAAELGISAETLRYYERHRVLPAPSRDAAGRRVYRDSDVHLIEVLLHLRDTGMPLATIAEFTRHVARDPDGVPERLALLRQHRAHVLKQLEQLSQSLAVIDQKITDYGRRARNSGLADPIDRP; this is encoded by the coding sequence ATGAACGCCGACCGGATCCGCCCGGTCGGACAAGTAGCCGCCGAACTTGGCATCAGCGCCGAGACCCTGCGCTATTACGAACGGCATCGGGTGCTGCCAGCACCGTCCCGGGACGCAGCCGGGCGCCGAGTCTACCGCGACAGCGATGTGCACCTGATCGAGGTGCTGCTCCATCTGCGCGACACCGGAATGCCGCTGGCCACGATCGCCGAGTTCACCAGGCACGTGGCCCGCGACCCCGATGGAGTGCCCGAACGGCTCGCACTCCTGCGACAGCACCGAGCCCACGTGCTCAAGCAACTCGAACAGCTCAGCCAATCACTGGCCGTCATTGACCAGAAGATCACGGACTACGGCCGCCGAGCACGCAACAGCGGTCTCGCCGATCCAATTGACCGACCCTAG
- a CDS encoding ATP-dependent helicase, whose product MHSPVRFRPPARRTASPAHPPTGCAALPENTRDPEQERAIDLLCSDLPVVVLGAPGTGKSSTLVECVAALTRQGVSIDEILTLAPTRDRASVLRQQLSDRLRIASSGPLARTPHSLAFGLVRARAAALGDPAPTFISGPEQDSVLRALLDGHSRGEGREPEWPAGITAEVRATDGFRHELREVLMRAMEWGLSAEDLSRLGHERQRPEWLACADVLEEYEQVAGFQLGGGYDPAAVVATATGLLRQAAGAGLSAGAAVGFANWRVPKYVVVDDIQDLTEAGARLVDALALLGARCSVFGDPDATTEGFRGAEPRLVAAAASGRFGVSSRVVTLRNSWRQPAALRAVTERVSSHIGVAGVASQRRTVQPEAGERTGAAETHLVGSAAAQRLLIAGRLRAAHLDHGVPWDQMAVVARSSSALGPLRRELIATGVPVGDGAPDIPLREEPAVRPMLLAMHLVSRDELELSADQAVELLCSRIGGADGVELRRLRVALRAEERHGGGSRSSDELLAEAVIAPERLLTLGAAVTPAARRVAAMLAAGRKAAAAGPHELLWEMWNATGLAGMWQQAALSRGRDQDAANADLDAMMRLFAAAEKFDTLFPGARSTAFLEHVFRQSVTEDSLAQRAAHEDAVTLTTAAGASGREWDFVVIPDVQEGSWPNLTLRGSLLGAGDIVDAVLDNEKRSGRAQRRETLDDELRTFAVACSRARKQLIVTAVRDEDAAPSAFVSLVAPEDGGDDEAARPLTVVPRALTLRGIAASLRAELEASIEAMQLESAGRGVEPPELALPGWRSPADDGAGLGASAAARALARLARENVPGAHPAQWYGQLPVSSAGKLVADGQPISVSPSRVESFQTCGLRWFLESHGGRGPDSLSQTLGNLVHELAAEFPQADAAQLREQLELRADELTAQAPWIAESQRRRAEAIVSKLGDYQSAHREALVDVEREFSTQIGRASLRGRVDRIERDADGKLVVIDLKTGKSKPAAADLERHPQLGSYQAAVGAGAFPEGNVSGGARLVQLASGVRTAIQEQPPLQSDDDPLWATSMVLDVAEGMAAGAFTARENQYCSVCPVRSSCPVQHESRLP is encoded by the coding sequence ATGCACAGCCCGGTACGTTTCAGGCCGCCTGCTCGGCGAACCGCTTCCCCAGCTCATCCGCCGACTGGCTGCGCTGCGCTACCCGAAAACACTCGCGATCCCGAGCAGGAACGGGCCATCGACCTGCTGTGTTCCGATCTGCCCGTCGTCGTGCTGGGTGCTCCCGGAACCGGCAAGTCCAGCACCCTGGTGGAATGCGTTGCCGCGTTGACCCGGCAGGGCGTTTCGATTGACGAGATCCTCACGCTGGCACCGACCCGGGATCGTGCTTCCGTACTGCGGCAGCAGCTCAGCGATCGGCTCCGGATCGCCAGTTCCGGACCATTGGCAAGGACGCCGCACAGCCTGGCGTTCGGCCTGGTGAGGGCGAGGGCAGCCGCCCTGGGTGATCCGGCGCCCACTTTCATCTCCGGCCCCGAGCAGGACAGTGTGCTGCGCGCGCTGTTGGACGGGCATAGCCGGGGCGAAGGGCGCGAGCCGGAGTGGCCAGCGGGCATAACGGCAGAGGTCCGGGCTACCGACGGATTCCGGCACGAGCTTCGTGAGGTCCTGATGCGGGCGATGGAGTGGGGCCTCTCTGCCGAGGACCTGAGCCGGCTGGGACACGAAAGACAGCGGCCGGAGTGGCTGGCCTGTGCAGATGTCCTTGAGGAGTATGAACAGGTCGCAGGTTTTCAGCTTGGCGGCGGTTACGATCCGGCTGCGGTGGTCGCTACCGCTACCGGCCTGCTTCGGCAAGCTGCCGGAGCAGGCCTGTCGGCGGGCGCTGCGGTCGGGTTCGCGAATTGGCGGGTGCCGAAATACGTCGTGGTCGACGACATCCAGGACCTGACCGAAGCCGGCGCCCGTCTTGTCGATGCGCTTGCCCTGCTGGGGGCGCGCTGCAGCGTCTTCGGCGATCCGGATGCCACGACTGAGGGCTTCCGGGGCGCCGAGCCGCGTCTGGTGGCAGCCGCGGCTTCTGGTCGCTTCGGGGTGTCGTCGCGGGTGGTGACGCTGCGAAATTCCTGGCGGCAGCCGGCCGCGCTTCGGGCCGTGACCGAGCGAGTCAGCTCTCACATCGGAGTTGCCGGAGTGGCAAGCCAACGCAGAACCGTCCAACCGGAGGCCGGGGAACGCACCGGCGCCGCCGAGACTCATCTTGTCGGTTCAGCCGCGGCTCAGCGGCTGCTGATAGCCGGGCGATTGCGAGCGGCTCATCTTGACCACGGGGTGCCCTGGGATCAGATGGCGGTGGTGGCCAGGTCGTCCTCGGCGCTTGGCCCGCTGCGCAGGGAACTCATTGCCACCGGAGTCCCGGTCGGCGATGGCGCGCCAGACATTCCGCTGCGCGAGGAGCCCGCGGTTCGACCAATGCTGCTGGCAATGCACCTCGTCTCTCGCGACGAACTAGAGCTGTCCGCTGACCAGGCTGTGGAGTTACTGTGTTCGCGCATCGGGGGAGCCGACGGAGTCGAACTTCGCCGGCTCAGGGTGGCGTTGCGAGCCGAGGAAAGGCATGGTGGCGGGTCGCGATCCAGCGACGAGCTGCTTGCGGAAGCCGTAATCGCCCCGGAACGACTGCTGACGCTTGGCGCCGCCGTCACGCCTGCTGCCCGCCGGGTCGCGGCGATGCTTGCCGCGGGACGGAAGGCCGCTGCGGCTGGTCCGCACGAGCTGCTGTGGGAGATGTGGAATGCCACCGGACTCGCCGGGATGTGGCAGCAGGCCGCGTTGAGCCGGGGCAGGGATCAGGATGCCGCCAATGCGGACCTCGACGCAATGATGCGGCTGTTCGCTGCCGCGGAGAAGTTTGACACTCTGTTTCCGGGCGCACGCTCGACCGCGTTCCTTGAACACGTCTTTCGGCAGAGTGTTACCGAAGATTCCCTGGCGCAACGAGCGGCGCACGAAGACGCCGTAACGCTGACGACGGCAGCGGGAGCCTCGGGGAGGGAATGGGACTTCGTCGTCATCCCTGATGTGCAGGAGGGTAGCTGGCCCAACCTCACCCTGCGCGGGTCGCTGCTGGGCGCAGGAGACATCGTCGACGCCGTGCTCGACAATGAGAAGCGTTCGGGCAGGGCACAGCGCAGGGAGACTCTCGACGACGAACTGCGAACCTTCGCCGTGGCATGTTCCCGGGCGAGAAAGCAGCTGATTGTCACCGCAGTACGGGATGAGGATGCCGCGCCGTCGGCCTTTGTTTCGCTGGTCGCCCCGGAAGACGGCGGCGATGACGAGGCTGCTCGGCCATTGACCGTTGTCCCGCGGGCGCTGACGCTGCGGGGCATCGCGGCCTCGCTTCGCGCCGAACTTGAGGCATCGATCGAGGCGATGCAGTTGGAGTCAGCCGGCCGGGGCGTGGAGCCGCCCGAGCTGGCACTGCCGGGTTGGCGCTCCCCGGCCGACGACGGGGCGGGACTGGGTGCCTCCGCGGCTGCCCGCGCGCTGGCACGGCTTGCCCGGGAAAACGTGCCCGGGGCGCATCCGGCGCAGTGGTACGGTCAGCTGCCGGTGAGCAGTGCCGGCAAGCTTGTCGCCGATGGTCAACCGATTTCGGTGTCGCCGTCGCGGGTCGAATCGTTTCAGACCTGTGGCCTGCGTTGGTTCCTGGAGAGCCATGGCGGCAGGGGACCCGATTCGCTGAGTCAGACGCTTGGAAACCTGGTGCATGAGCTGGCCGCGGAGTTCCCGCAGGCTGACGCCGCGCAATTGCGCGAACAGTTGGAATTGCGTGCAGACGAACTCACCGCCCAGGCGCCCTGGATCGCCGAGTCCCAGCGTCGCCGAGCGGAAGCCATCGTCTCGAAACTCGGCGACTATCAGAGCGCACATCGAGAGGCGCTCGTCGATGTGGAGCGGGAGTTCTCCACCCAGATCGGCCGGGCCAGTCTGCGGGGCCGGGTTGACCGAATCGAACGCGATGCCGACGGCAAACTCGTCGTCATCGACCTCAAGACCGGCAAATCGAAACCGGCAGCGGCAGACCTTGAGCGGCATCCGCAGTTGGGCAGCTATCAGGCGGCCGTCGGAGCCGGGGCATTTCCAGAAGGAAATGTGTCCGGCGGCGCGCGCCTGGTTCAGCTGGCATCCGGGGTACGAACCGCGATCCAGGAGCAACCACCGCTTCAGTCAGATGACGACCCACTATGGGCCACATCGATGGTGCTCGACGTTGCCGAAGGCATGGCGGCCGGCGCTTTTACCGCGAGAGAGAACCAATACTGCTCGGTCTGCCCGGTTAGAAGTTCATGTCCTGTCCAGCACGAAAGCCGGCTGCCATGA
- the moeZ gene encoding adenylyltransferase/sulfurtransferase MoeZ, translating into MSTLPPLVEPASELTPEEIERYSRHLIIPDIGVPGQKRLKNAKVLVIGAGGLGSPALLYLAAAGVGTLGIVDFDVVDESNLQRQIIHGVADVGRTKAQSAKESVHAINPLVDVRLHEVQLDSNNSLEIFADYDLILDGTDNFATRYLVNDTAVLLGKPYVWGSIYRFDGQVSVFWEDAPGGHGVNYRDLYPEAPPPGMVPSCAEGGVLGVLCASIGSTMVNEAIKLITGVGRTLLGRLLIFDALEITWREVAIRRDPEREPITELIDYAAFCGVVSDDALTAAADSTISVGDLKVRLDAREAGADDFVLVDVREPHEYEIVQIPGSVLIPKGDIVSGAALATLPDKPLVLHCKSGARSAEALAALKKAGFKDAVHVAGGILAWVTTIEPDKPSY; encoded by the coding sequence ATGTCTACGCTGCCCCCACTCGTTGAGCCGGCCTCCGAGCTCACACCAGAGGAAATCGAACGGTATTCCCGGCATCTGATCATTCCGGATATCGGAGTTCCCGGCCAGAAACGACTGAAGAACGCGAAGGTTCTAGTCATTGGCGCCGGCGGCCTGGGCTCGCCCGCGCTGCTCTATCTCGCCGCGGCCGGAGTCGGCACGCTCGGCATCGTCGACTTCGATGTCGTCGATGAATCGAACCTGCAGCGGCAGATCATCCATGGAGTTGCGGACGTCGGCAGGACCAAGGCCCAGTCGGCAAAGGAATCGGTCCATGCGATCAACCCTCTGGTGGATGTGCGACTGCACGAGGTGCAACTGGACAGCAACAATTCGCTTGAGATCTTCGCCGATTACGATCTGATCCTCGACGGGACCGACAACTTCGCCACCCGGTACCTGGTCAATGACACCGCGGTGCTGCTGGGTAAACCGTATGTGTGGGGATCGATCTATCGGTTCGACGGTCAGGTCTCGGTGTTCTGGGAAGATGCGCCGGGAGGGCACGGGGTGAACTACCGCGATCTCTACCCCGAGGCGCCGCCACCCGGAATGGTCCCATCATGCGCCGAGGGCGGTGTCCTGGGAGTGCTGTGCGCCTCGATCGGCTCGACCATGGTCAATGAGGCGATCAAGCTGATCACCGGCGTCGGGCGTACCTTGCTCGGCCGCTTGCTGATTTTCGACGCGCTGGAGATTACCTGGCGCGAGGTCGCCATTCGCCGGGATCCGGAGCGCGAGCCGATCACGGAACTCATTGACTATGCGGCGTTCTGTGGTGTGGTCTCCGACGACGCGCTCACAGCTGCCGCCGACTCGACCATCTCCGTCGGCGATCTGAAGGTCAGGCTCGATGCGCGCGAAGCCGGCGCCGATGACTTTGTGCTGGTTGACGTCCGGGAGCCGCACGAGTACGAGATCGTGCAGATCCCTGGATCGGTTCTGATCCCGAAGGGGGACATCGTGTCGGGGGCAGCCCTGGCGACGCTGCCGGATAAGCCTCTCGTGCTGCATTGCAAGTCCGGTGCCCGGTCGGCCGAGGCTTTGGCCGCGCTGAAGAAGGCCGGCTTCAAGGATGCCGTTCACGTCGCCGGAGGAATTCTGGCCTGGGTCACGACCATCGAACCCGACAAGCCCAGCTATTGA
- a CDS encoding TetR/AcrR family transcriptional regulator: protein MPEKPPEPTRVTRMPRDARRAQLLEAAGEVFVERGYHATSMDEIAESAGVSKPVLYQHFPGKRELYLALIDLNAAALEQAVTEALTSTSDNKQRVEATIGAYFDFVGEQQSQFRLVFGSDFRDDSVHERLAALQRVCAEAIGQIIAEDTEMPPSKAHLLGRALAGMAEISARHWLAHPEDMSREEAAGLTSTLAWRGISRFPKTHADV from the coding sequence ATGCCGGAAAAACCACCAGAGCCGACGCGCGTCACGCGGATGCCGCGAGATGCCCGCCGCGCCCAGCTATTGGAAGCAGCTGGTGAAGTCTTCGTCGAGCGCGGCTACCACGCCACCTCAATGGACGAAATCGCCGAGTCGGCCGGTGTTTCAAAGCCCGTCCTCTACCAGCATTTTCCCGGTAAGCGGGAGCTCTATCTGGCACTCATTGATTTGAATGCGGCCGCCCTTGAGCAGGCGGTCACCGAGGCGCTCACATCGACCTCGGACAATAAGCAGCGGGTGGAGGCGACGATAGGCGCATACTTCGATTTCGTCGGTGAGCAACAGAGCCAGTTTCGGCTCGTCTTCGGCTCGGACTTCCGCGATGACTCTGTGCACGAACGGCTCGCCGCACTGCAACGGGTTTGCGCCGAGGCAATCGGCCAGATCATCGCCGAGGACACCGAAATGCCACCGTCGAAGGCCCATCTGCTCGGCCGCGCGCTCGCCGGGATGGCGGAGATTTCGGCTCGGCACTGGCTTGCCCACCCGGAGGACATGAGCCGCGAAGAAGCCGCGGGACTCACCTCCACCCTTGCCTGGCGGGGAATCAGCAGATTCCCGAAGACGCACGCCGACGTCTAA
- a CDS encoding DUF3107 domain-containing protein, giving the protein MEIKIGVQNAPRELVLESNMTADDVYQAVSEAVESRTVLRLVDEKGRQVVVPAGVLGYVETGSEESRRVGFGPH; this is encoded by the coding sequence GTGGAAATCAAGATCGGCGTCCAGAATGCCCCACGCGAACTCGTCCTCGAGTCGAATATGACCGCTGACGATGTTTATCAGGCAGTCAGCGAAGCAGTCGAAAGCCGCACCGTTCTGCGCCTCGTCGACGAGAAGGGACGCCAGGTGGTCGTTCCTGCTGGGGTTCTCGGCTACGTCGAGACCGGGTCGGAAGAGTCCCGCCGGGTCGGTTTCGGACCACACTAA
- a CDS encoding aldo/keto reductase: protein MELTEILAEVPVPSMAVGTMYFGTTVPAAEAHSVLDVAHEQGAWFWDTANNYAFWAKGGTGDESEKCLGDWLATRGPRAREEVMLATKVGARPRPGSVGLSDPMGLSAAALREQLTDSLKRLNTAHVDVLYAHIDDRTVPLEETVGVLGELQAEGLTRAIAASNLRADRLAKAVDAGGPSGSGYAALQQRFTYLVPDSEADLSPHVLLDGPIEQICINAGIAMLGYSPLLSGAYTRDDRPLPDGYATSANDAALGELHSVSDQVGLDAGQVVLAWMGQRDRPVLPVIGLSGPEQVDSALHAVSTALPVEALTRLDAARSSA, encoded by the coding sequence ATGGAGCTGACTGAGATTTTGGCAGAAGTCCCGGTGCCGTCGATGGCCGTGGGCACAATGTACTTCGGTACCACCGTTCCGGCCGCTGAGGCGCACTCGGTCTTGGATGTCGCGCACGAGCAGGGCGCGTGGTTCTGGGATACCGCGAACAATTACGCCTTCTGGGCCAAGGGCGGTACCGGGGATGAGTCCGAGAAGTGTCTGGGAGATTGGCTGGCAACCCGCGGTCCTCGGGCCCGCGAGGAAGTGATGCTGGCCACCAAGGTCGGCGCCCGACCGCGACCGGGCAGCGTCGGCCTTTCCGATCCCATGGGCCTCTCCGCTGCCGCGCTGCGCGAGCAACTCACCGATAGTCTGAAGCGGCTGAACACGGCCCACGTCGACGTGCTCTACGCCCACATCGATGATCGGACCGTTCCGCTGGAGGAGACCGTCGGCGTGCTGGGCGAACTTCAGGCGGAAGGTCTGACCCGAGCCATTGCGGCCAGCAACCTCCGCGCGGACCGTCTCGCCAAGGCCGTCGACGCTGGAGGCCCGTCGGGAAGCGGATACGCCGCCTTGCAGCAACGTTTTACCTACCTGGTCCCCGACTCCGAAGCGGACCTGTCACCGCACGTCCTGCTCGACGGGCCAATCGAACAGATTTGCATCAATGCAGGGATCGCCATGCTCGGCTACTCGCCACTGCTCTCCGGGGCCTACACCCGCGACGATCGTCCCCTACCAGACGGCTACGCCACTTCGGCCAACGACGCCGCGCTCGGAGAACTGCACTCGGTCTCCGATCAGGTTGGGTTGGACGCTGGACAGGTCGTGTTGGCCTGGATGGGCCAACGGGATCGGCCGGTTCTCCCGGTGATTGGGCTCTCCGGCCCCGAGCAGGTGGACTCCGCCCTTCATGCGGTGTCGACCGCACTGCCGGTCGAGGCTCTCACGCGGCTGGATGCAGCACGGAGCAGCGCATGA
- a CDS encoding MGMT family protein produces the protein MTGDEFREAVLDVVGLVPPGWVTTYGDIAEYLGHGGPRQVAQVMAREGAAVPWWRVVRADGSLPVHLAERAIAEYAAEGTPTIRQESGRFRIDMRRGRWSGEV, from the coding sequence GTGACCGGGGACGAGTTTCGTGAAGCAGTGCTGGATGTCGTGGGGCTGGTACCACCCGGCTGGGTGACGACGTACGGCGATATCGCGGAATACCTGGGGCATGGCGGCCCGCGCCAGGTAGCACAGGTTATGGCGCGCGAGGGTGCGGCGGTGCCCTGGTGGCGCGTGGTCCGCGCAGACGGATCCCTGCCGGTGCATCTGGCCGAGCGTGCGATTGCCGAGTACGCGGCCGAAGGAACGCCAACAATACGGCAGGAATCGGGGCGGTTCCGGATCGACATGCGCCGCGGACGCTGGTCGGGAGAGGTCTAG
- a CDS encoding AAA family ATPase, whose protein sequence is MSRILVTGMSGAGKSTLLDELALRGHRTVDTDHGGWVLPDGTWDEPRMSALLANESALVVSGTVENQGGFYDRFEHVVLLSAPVDVLLERVSARTNNPYGKSPEGKAELQRYVVEVEPLLRSGASLQLDGRRPVSELADKIERLLSDPPTA, encoded by the coding sequence ATGTCTCGTATCCTCGTCACCGGCATGTCCGGTGCAGGCAAGTCGACGTTGCTCGATGAGCTTGCCCTCCGCGGGCATCGAACCGTTGACACGGACCACGGCGGCTGGGTGCTTCCGGACGGTACGTGGGACGAGCCTCGCATGTCAGCGCTGCTTGCGAATGAATCCGCGCTTGTGGTCTCAGGAACTGTCGAGAACCAAGGCGGCTTCTACGACCGGTTCGAGCACGTCGTGCTGCTCAGCGCACCCGTAGATGTTCTGCTTGAGCGCGTCTCTGCTCGCACGAACAACCCTTACGGAAAATCGCCCGAAGGCAAAGCGGAGCTTCAGCGCTACGTCGTCGAGGTTGAACCACTGCTCCGCTCGGGAGCGAGCCTTCAACTCGATGGCCGTCGGCCAGTTTCTGAGCTTGCGGACAAGATCGAGCGTCTTCTCTCAGACCCGCCGACGGCGTAG
- a CDS encoding ferritin-like fold-containing protein, with translation MSSNPSTGDDTATVHPGSKGVEELLALLAYGELSAFERTATDAQFAPTIADKVVLAKVAATEFSHFELLSVRLAARGVDANAAMERFVKPLQTFHQRTQPRDWHESLMKAYVSDGIVKDFYREISASLDEPTRRLVHEVLSDTEHSGFVIDRLRSAIASDERLGGRLALWGRRLVGEALSQAQGVFQESAGGVTALLASNDSPQPVLLQISAMLNRITEAHSRRMAALDLMA, from the coding sequence ATGAGTTCGAACCCGTCAACCGGCGACGATACGGCCACTGTGCACCCCGGCAGCAAGGGCGTTGAGGAACTACTGGCTCTTCTCGCCTACGGGGAGTTGAGCGCTTTTGAGCGCACAGCAACCGATGCGCAGTTCGCCCCGACGATCGCAGACAAAGTGGTGTTGGCCAAGGTTGCGGCCACCGAGTTTTCCCATTTCGAGCTGCTCAGCGTGCGCCTCGCCGCACGTGGCGTGGATGCCAACGCCGCCATGGAGCGATTCGTGAAGCCGTTGCAGACATTCCACCAGCGCACCCAGCCACGGGACTGGCATGAATCGCTGATGAAGGCATATGTGTCCGACGGCATTGTGAAGGACTTCTACCGGGAGATTTCGGCCAGCCTCGACGAGCCGACGCGGAGGCTGGTGCATGAGGTTCTTTCGGATACCGAGCATTCCGGGTTCGTGATCGACCGGCTCCGCTCGGCGATCGCCAGCGACGAACGGCTTGGCGGCCGGCTGGCACTGTGGGGTCGCCGCCTGGTTGGCGAGGCGCTGTCGCAGGCTCAGGGCGTGTTCCAGGAGTCCGCTGGGGGAGTGACCGCCCTGCTCGCGTCGAACGATTCCCCGCAGCCGGTTTTGCTGCAGATCAGCGCGATGCTGAATCGGATCACCGAGGCGCATTCCCGGCGGATGGCTGCGCTTGACCTGATGGCTTAG